A genomic window from Solanum dulcamara chromosome 11, daSolDulc1.2, whole genome shotgun sequence includes:
- the LOC129873885 gene encoding LOB domain-containing protein 25-like: MSSTCSYSNPPCAACKFLRRKCLPSCVFAPYFPPGEPIKFTTVHKVFGASNVSKLLNEIEPHQREDAVNSLAYEAEARLKDPVYGCVGAISVLQRQVIRLQKELDATNADLMRYANYEQVNNNQQMVNHQERNNFQYGRKMVNHGYYNYTSAWNNGISGDHNNIGTDNCTDGGR; the protein is encoded by the coding sequence ATGTCTTCTACCTGCAGCTACTCTAATCCTCCATGCGCGGCTTGCAAATTCTTGAGAAGAAAATGCTTGCCAAGTTGCGTTTTTGCACCTTATTTTCCTCCTGGGGAGCCAATAAAGTTCACAACGGTACACAAAGTATTCGGGGCCAGCAATGTGAGCAAGCTCTTGAACGAAATCGAGCCTCATCAGAGAGAAGATGCAGTCAATTCTCTAGCTTATGAAGCTGAGGCGCGGTTAAAAGATCCTGTCTATGGATGTGTAGGAGCAATTTCAGTTCTTCAAAGGCAAGTAATTCGCCTCCAGAAGGAACTCGATGCCACGAATGCTGATTTAATGCGATACGCGAATTATGAACAAGTTAATAATAATCAACAAATGGTAAATCATCAAGAAAGGAATAATTTTCAATATGGGAGAAAAATGGTTAATCATGGTTACTATAATTATACTTCTGCATGGAACAATGGTATTTCAGGAGATCACAACAATATTGGTACTGATAATTGTACTGATGGTGGAAGGTGA